In a single window of the Antedon mediterranea chromosome 1, ecAntMedi1.1, whole genome shotgun sequence genome:
- the LOC140041340 gene encoding fibrinogen-like protein A, whose product MRDCGDILQHYPYAVSGEYVIRQIDGGPRLIVYCDMRKDGGWTVIQRRQDGSVDFYRNWLEYKEGFGNVNTEFWLGNEQINRITSDGGFELLVEMRDHLDKMKFARYSHFGIGPEDSNYKLTISGYTGTADCLPAFENSVLSFNI is encoded by the exons ATGAGGGACTGTGGTGACATTTTACAACATTATCCTTATGCTGTGAGTGGTGAATATGTGATACGGCAAATTGATGGAGGTCCACGGTTAATTGTATACTGTGACATGAGAAAAGATGGAGGTTGGACG GTTATACAGAGAAGACAAGATGGATCAGTTGATTTCTACCGTAATTGGTTAGAATACAAAGAGGGTTTTGGAAATGTGAACACAGAGTTCTGGCTTGGTAACGAACAAATCAATCGTATAACATCTGACGGAGGTTTTGAGCTCTTAGTAGAGATGAGGGACCACTTAGACAAAATGAAGTTTGCAAGATATTCTCACTTTGGCATTGGTCCTGAGGACTCTAACTATAAGTTGACAATCAGTGGATACACAGGAACTGCAG ACTGCttgccggcttttgaaaattctgtcTTATCTTTTAACATCTga
- the LOC140046389 gene encoding uncharacterized protein yields the protein MGVLDKTHAHIVYKLKALKAQFFKILRLNKTSGERRQSYEFYDQCQAIWGNSALAKPLNIISAVHREQESSDSSDDEEGTSMSTVQIDENNDIPVVIANAIVDMQMVERGLDAEGEQAAEEEEEQEEASAEASAEEEEEVAVPVAEPALPARRPPKKAKKKTKLQETLDAVTGSLVQVMGEQNRQFAEEERQREERHQMANDNLVRQHNENMQTMMASFQESQRQTLAMLAQFLQHPRPNYTLPPMLPNYNPHPQNPPQ from the exons ATGGGTGTTTTAGATAAAACACATGCCCATATCGTGTATAAACTTAAGGCATTAAAGgcacaattttttaaaattttacgaCTGAATAAGACATCGGGAGAAAGGAGACAGAGCTATGAATTTTATGATCAGTGCCAGGCAATATGGGGAAACTCAGCATTAGCTAAAcctttaaatataataagtgcTGTACATAGAGAGCAAGAGTCATCCGACAGCAGTGATGATGAGGAAGGCACTTCAATGTCGACTGTACAGATAGATGAAAATAATGATATACCAGTTG TGATTGCCAATGCAATTGTTGATATGCAAATGGTAGAAAGAGGATTAGATGCAGAGGGAGAACAAGCAGCAGAAGAGGAGGAAGAACAAGAAGAAGCATCAGCAGAAGCATCAgctgaagaagaagaagaggtTGCTGTACCAGTTGCAGAACCAGCATTACCTGCAAGAA GACCACCAAAAAAGGCCAAAAAGAAGACTAAACTACAGGAAACTCTGGATGCGGTCACTGGCTCATTAGTTCAGGTCATGGGGGAGCAAAACCGGCAATTTGCTGAAGAAGAAAGACAGAGAGAGGAGCGACATCAGATGGCGAATGACAACTTGGTAAGGCAGCATAACGAAAATATGCAAACAATGATGGCATCTTTTCAAGAAAGCCAGAGGCAGACATTGGCAATGCTTGCCCAATTTTTGCAACATCCCCGCCCTAATTACACTCTGCCTCCAATGCTTCCCAATTATAATCCTCACCCACAAAATCCTCCACAATAA
- the LOC140041356 gene encoding uncharacterized protein, with the protein MFGIGISTLCTIAHQVVAALKNREFLQRYISLPKGQRLDDTISGFEQKGFPQCAGAIDGTHLPVLGPSENKADYHNRKGWYSIILQAVVDHKFTDIYAGWPGRTHDARVFAHSALPELAANNNGLLFSAEKNKQLSGLNVPVCLIGDPAYPLQPWLMKGYINNNHLTPTQRHFNRQLSSARVVVENAFGRLKGRWRRLLKRNDTSTIFSSDIVAACCVLHNFCEIHKDVYNPQWDVTINEEVQHGLIQPDEDPINDRPERASEIRDAIAAYLTI; encoded by the exons ATGTTTGGAATAGGAATATCGACGCTATGCACAATAGCACATCAAGTTGTGGCTGCCTTAAAGAACAGAGAGTTTCTTCAACGCTATATTTCACTGCCAAAGG GTCAGAGATTAGATGATACCATCAGTGGATTTGAACAGAAAGGTTTTCCACAATGTGCTGGCGCCATTGATGGTACCCACCTTCCGGTTCTCGGCCCATCAGAGAACAAGGCGGACTATCACAACAGGAAAGGATGGTACAGCATCATTCTTCAAGCCGTTGTGGACCATAA ATTTACTGATATATATGCAGGATGGCCAGGTCGCACACACGATGCTAGGGTCTTTGCCCACTCAGCTCTGCCTGAATTAGCTGCCAACAACAATGGCCTACTCTTCAGTGCAGAG AAAAACAAGCAGTTGAGTGGGTTGAATGTCCCAGTGTGTTTAATTGGCGATCCTGCATATCCGTTGCAGCCATGGTTGATGAAAGGTTACATCAACAACAACCACCTAACTCCAACCCAACGTCATTTCAACCGGCAATTAAGTTCAGCCAgagttgtagtggaaaacgccTTTGGAAGACTTAAAGGGCGATGGAGACGACTACTTAAGCGCAACGACACCTCCACAATATTTTCAAGTGACATTGTTGCAGCCTGCTGTGTGTTGCACAACTTTTGTGAAATTCACAAAGATGTGTATAACCCACAGTGGGATGTAACAATAAATGAAGAGGTGCAGCATGGTTTGATTCAACCAGATGAAGATCCAATTAATGACCGACCTGAAAGAGCATCTGAAATAAGAGATGCTATTGCAGCATACCTCAcgatttaa
- the LOC140046396 gene encoding LOW QUALITY PROTEIN: uncharacterized protein (The sequence of the model RefSeq protein was modified relative to this genomic sequence to represent the inferred CDS: deleted 4 bases in 2 codons), which yields MVFICVSIRTATKIVKPPCWYARTVLDGRRTLADIFSDFAGGEFDQGGPIGDQYQTTECEECLKWRVCYAAHVLKRDQGQLLERELDTLSYSCGTCFQDILGEDDSIVFVNDKMTCALPLEAAYYITFTDPLCFYCGTEHNLSIENMNYPLCSECKESGKTPKRKNTRAFVPQ from the exons atggtttttatttgtgtttcgATTCGGACTGCAACAAAAATCGTGAAGCCG CCTTGTTGGTATGCGAGAACGGTGTTG GATGGCCGACGTACTCTCGCAGACATTTTCTCTGATTTTGCAGGCGGCGAATTCGATCAAGGTGGACCGATAGGAGACCAATACCAAACTACGGAG TGTGAAGAATGCCTCAAGTGGCGAGTATGTTATGCAGCACATGTTCTGAAGCGTGACCAAGGGCAGCTCTTGGAACGAGAACTGGACACACTGTCGTATTCATGTGGAACTTGTTTTCAAGACATCCTGGGAGAGGACGATTCTATTGTTTTTGTCAATGACAAAATGACATGTGCCCTGCCTCTCGAAGCAGCTTATTACATAACATTCACAGACCCCCTGTGCTTTTATTGTGGAACTGAGCACAATTTATCAATTGAGAACATGAATTATCCACTTTGTAGTGAATGCAAGGAATCAGGCAAAACACCCAAAAGGAAAAACACTAGAGCATTTGTGCCACAGTAG